Proteins co-encoded in one Vibrio tasmaniensis genomic window:
- a CDS encoding 4'-phosphopantetheinyl transferase family protein, protein MLPGFFFYKKLYLNTPFVKDCSLFYNERNGQILTALKFSQAKYSLALYNTLDVSIPKVILKSIKERQAEFLAGRLSAKFALKNLTGHKHYCFDVGVGEFRQPLWPTNIVGSISHTSDTALAIVSKKSIEKTSIGIDIENICPMNIVDEVSSHVFDMNENTLLKNYGYSESQVFSLIFSAKESIFKSLFSHVNEYFGFEKAKLKSVDIKKYEMTFYLNEDFALRYQIPIKQTVSFSVYSEYVITYSHISK, encoded by the coding sequence ATGTTACCCGGTTTTTTTTTCTATAAAAAGTTATATTTGAACACACCATTTGTGAAAGATTGTTCACTTTTTTACAATGAACGTAATGGACAGATTCTAACAGCTTTGAAGTTTTCACAAGCGAAGTACTCACTAGCCTTGTACAACACCCTGGATGTTTCTATACCAAAAGTCATTTTAAAGTCAATAAAGGAGCGTCAAGCAGAGTTTTTAGCTGGTAGATTGTCTGCTAAGTTTGCGTTAAAAAATCTAACAGGTCATAAGCATTATTGTTTTGATGTAGGAGTTGGAGAGTTTCGTCAACCTCTCTGGCCTACCAATATAGTTGGCTCCATTAGTCATACTAGTGATACCGCTTTAGCTATTGTCTCCAAAAAAAGCATAGAGAAAACCTCGATAGGAATTGATATCGAAAATATTTGTCCAATGAATATTGTAGATGAAGTTTCAAGTCATGTTTTTGATATGAATGAAAATACACTACTCAAAAATTATGGCTACTCTGAGTCTCAGGTATTTTCTTTAATTTTTTCTGCGAAGGAGAGCATTTTTAAATCGTTATTTAGCCACGTTAATGAGTATTTTGGTTTTGAGAAGGCTAAGTTGAAGTCTGTAGATATCAAGAAATATGAAATGACATTTTATTTAAATGAGGACTTTGCTTTACGTTACCAAATACCAATTAAGCAAACTGTTTCATTCAGCGTCTATAGTGAATATGTGATTACATACTCTCATATATCTAAATAG
- a CDS encoding recombinase family protein — MTKIKIGYARCSTEQQDLTVQQETLIKLGVSSDRIYIDKGLSGSNRQRPGLELALAAVRCGDTLVVPKLDRLARSVPDAREIADTLQNRGVKLALGASIYDPKDPMGKMFFNILATFAEFEGDLIRLRTKEGMAIARAKGKLKGKQPKLSDRQQKELYKMHCTGKYSISDLAELFSISRPTVYRTLARRRKVDNIT, encoded by the coding sequence ATGACTAAAATCAAGATTGGATATGCTCGTTGCTCTACAGAACAACAGGATTTGACTGTGCAGCAGGAAACATTGATAAAACTCGGGGTATCATCGGACAGAATTTATATAGATAAAGGGCTAAGTGGTTCAAATAGACAAAGACCAGGGCTGGAGCTGGCACTGGCCGCCGTGCGTTGTGGTGATACGCTGGTTGTTCCCAAGCTTGATCGTCTGGCGCGTTCGGTGCCCGACGCACGTGAGATTGCTGACACACTACAAAACAGAGGCGTAAAGCTGGCCTTGGGTGCCAGTATCTACGATCCGAAAGACCCAATGGGAAAAATGTTCTTCAATATACTAGCCACCTTCGCGGAATTTGAAGGCGATCTTATTCGGTTGCGAACGAAAGAAGGGATGGCAATAGCACGAGCGAAAGGGAAACTCAAAGGTAAGCAGCCAAAGCTTTCAGATAGGCAACAAAAAGAGCTATACAAAATGCATTGTACTGGTAAGTATTCTATCAGTGACCTAGCTGAACTGTTCTCAATCTCGCGCCCAACCGTCTATCGGACGTTGGCTCGCAGGCGGAAGGTTGATAACATAACTTGA
- a CDS encoding Tn3 family transposase gives MNSKHKDKSKRLSILTDAEKFALYSLPDFDEGQQLEFLSLQAKELALASNRPNIQSQIYCILQIGYFKAKHAFFNFTLTDIESDFNFVIHRYFRNESFSETTISTHEYYIQRQMIAEYFGYSQWSASVSPKLETLATQLVRRDITPGFVATEFICWLNDKKIIRPRYSTLQKIISKALSKERQRLAKILRSALTDKTKTELNTLLVKDDTLSVLAVLKQEAKNFRWRQMNNERYKHGQLTSLYQEACQLLPTLGVSQQNLLHFASLVNFYTVYDLRNLKQEQTWLYLMCYVWLRYRQLSDNLVSAMMWHMKQTEERCKNEARKTFEECALKRQQETNKVGRLLSLFVDETVTDIIPFGDVRQKAWKIMPKDALQEAATRMRVKPLSRMAHRWEAIDIQVTHIRRNLRPLFCTLNFSSITPNCPWLAALAWIKNIFSRKLQLSQRPLCECPSATLPARLRVWLVNQGSDGQSEQLNAGRYEFWLYRQIRKRLESGDIYLDDSLQHRHLSDELVSVKEKEKVLTQMDIPFLRTPITQQLKALTDELHSQWTSFNKELKKGKLTHLAFDHENQKLSWRKFDTIGQNDRVVEFYSKLPFCELTDVFRFVDSECHFLSALTPLQPLYMKNSANQDNLMAVIIAQAMNHGNLTMSRTSDIPYHVLKDTYAQYLRLSSLKAACDSISEKIKELPIFPYYSLELGELYGAVDGQKLGVEHPTIKARSSKKYFGLGKGVVAYTLLCNHIPLNGYLIGAHEYEAHHVFDIWYRNTSTIVPTTITGDMHSINRANFAILHWFGLKFEPRFTSVEGILKELYCPEDPEHYKNYLIRPVGQINQSLIIDEKAHLDQIVATLGLKEITQGALVRKLCTYSSENKTRLALFEFDKLIRSIYILKYLRDPQIAKNTHRSQNRIESWHQLRSAIAQIGGKKELIGRNDIELEISNQCGRLLSSIIIYYNSALLSRVLKKCEKTSTKHELELLSRISPVAWQHIFLNGHYTFVSQGKELDLDTILEGITFPSRQ, from the coding sequence GTGAACTCTAAGCATAAAGATAAAAGCAAAAGGCTTTCGATCCTAACTGATGCGGAAAAATTTGCTTTGTACAGTTTGCCTGATTTTGACGAGGGCCAACAACTGGAATTTTTATCTCTCCAAGCAAAAGAGTTAGCACTGGCAAGCAATCGTCCAAATATACAATCCCAAATTTATTGCATATTACAAATTGGTTACTTTAAGGCTAAACACGCTTTCTTTAATTTCACCCTTACTGATATAGAAAGTGACTTTAATTTTGTCATTCATCGTTATTTCCGAAATGAATCTTTCTCAGAGACAACAATATCAACACATGAGTATTATATTCAACGTCAGATGATTGCGGAGTATTTTGGCTACAGTCAATGGTCAGCTTCAGTGAGTCCAAAACTCGAGACACTCGCGACACAACTTGTTCGTCGAGACATTACTCCTGGATTTGTAGCCACAGAGTTTATCTGTTGGCTAAATGATAAGAAAATTATTCGGCCGAGATACTCCACACTTCAAAAAATCATTAGCAAAGCGCTATCGAAAGAGCGGCAAAGGTTAGCAAAAATTCTTAGATCGGCACTAACAGATAAAACCAAAACTGAATTGAATACGCTTTTAGTTAAAGACGATACGCTATCAGTTTTAGCCGTCTTAAAACAGGAAGCGAAAAACTTTCGTTGGCGGCAAATGAACAATGAGAGATATAAGCACGGTCAGCTAACCTCCTTGTACCAAGAAGCTTGCCAGCTGTTACCTACACTCGGGGTCTCCCAACAAAACTTGTTGCATTTTGCTAGTTTAGTTAATTTTTATACCGTTTATGATTTGCGTAATCTGAAGCAAGAACAAACTTGGCTGTATCTAATGTGCTATGTTTGGCTTCGCTATCGACAACTATCAGATAACCTCGTTAGTGCTATGATGTGGCACATGAAACAGACGGAAGAACGTTGTAAAAATGAAGCAAGGAAAACTTTTGAAGAATGTGCATTAAAACGCCAACAAGAAACCAACAAAGTTGGTCGACTCCTGTCTCTATTTGTTGATGAAACTGTAACTGATATTATCCCGTTTGGTGATGTGCGTCAGAAAGCTTGGAAGATAATGCCTAAAGATGCCTTGCAAGAGGCTGCAACTCGAATGCGAGTAAAGCCTCTTAGCCGCATGGCTCATCGTTGGGAAGCTATTGACATTCAAGTCACACATATTCGTCGTAATCTGCGTCCTTTATTTTGCACTCTGAATTTTTCAAGTATTACGCCAAATTGCCCCTGGTTAGCTGCACTGGCATGGATAAAAAATATATTTTCCAGAAAATTACAGCTGTCACAGCGACCATTGTGTGAGTGTCCAAGTGCGACACTTCCAGCAAGACTAAGGGTCTGGCTGGTAAACCAAGGCTCTGATGGTCAATCAGAACAACTTAATGCTGGTCGTTACGAGTTTTGGTTATATCGGCAAATCAGAAAGCGATTGGAATCCGGTGACATTTATCTTGATGATAGTTTACAGCACCGTCATCTTTCCGATGAGTTAGTTTCGGTAAAAGAAAAGGAAAAAGTGTTAACTCAAATGGATATCCCTTTCCTCCGAACTCCAATCACTCAGCAATTAAAAGCTTTAACTGACGAACTGCATAGCCAATGGACTTCTTTCAATAAAGAGTTGAAGAAAGGTAAGTTGACCCATTTAGCTTTTGATCATGAAAACCAAAAACTCAGTTGGCGTAAGTTCGATACAATTGGTCAGAATGATCGCGTGGTCGAATTTTATTCTAAACTCCCGTTTTGCGAACTAACGGATGTTTTTAGATTTGTTGATAGTGAATGCCATTTCCTGTCAGCTTTGACACCATTGCAACCTCTTTATATGAAAAATAGCGCGAATCAAGATAACTTAATGGCCGTAATAATTGCGCAGGCAATGAATCATGGGAATCTCACAATGTCACGAACCAGTGATATTCCTTATCACGTGTTAAAGGATACTTATGCTCAATATTTACGGCTATCTTCATTAAAAGCAGCATGTGACAGTATTAGTGAAAAAATAAAAGAGCTTCCCATTTTCCCGTATTATTCTCTTGAACTTGGGGAGTTGTATGGAGCGGTTGATGGACAAAAACTCGGCGTAGAACACCCGACAATAAAAGCTCGATCCTCAAAGAAATATTTTGGTTTGGGTAAAGGGGTCGTTGCCTATACTCTTCTGTGTAATCACATTCCATTGAACGGTTATCTGATCGGAGCTCATGAATATGAAGCACATCATGTGTTTGATATTTGGTACAGAAATACCAGTACGATTGTCCCCACAACCATTACTGGAGATATGCATAGCATCAATAGAGCAAACTTCGCAATTCTTCATTGGTTTGGCTTGAAGTTTGAGCCGCGATTTACTTCAGTAGAGGGCATATTAAAAGAATTGTACTGCCCCGAAGACCCTGAACATTATAAAAACTATTTAATTCGCCCAGTAGGCCAGATAAATCAAAGTCTTATCATCGATGAAAAAGCACATCTAGATCAAATAGTCGCTACATTAGGATTGAAGGAGATTACTCAGGGTGCATTGGTTCGAAAATTATGCACCTATTCATCAGAAAACAAGACGAGATTAGCATTATTTGAGTTTGATAAGTTAATTCGTAGTATTTATATACTCAAATACCTTCGAGATCCCCAGATAGCTAAAAACACTCACCGCTCTCAGAATCGCATTGAATCTTGGCATCAACTTCGTTCAGCGATAGCACAGATTGGAGGCAAAA